The Malus domestica chromosome 08, GDT2T_hap1 genomic interval TTTGGAGGGATAGAGGGAGATATTTTCGATGTTTAATTTGTGGGTTTTCAGGAAAGAAGAAAATGGAAGGATAGAAACTGAGAAGAGGTAAAagagaaaatctgaaaagatgaagaagaagaagaaaagtttgaaaagtcagaagaagaagaaaagtgaaaagatgaagaagaagaaggaaagttTGAAAAGTTTGAAAAGTCAGACGAAGAAGAAaagtgaaaagatgaagaagaagatggagcaAAGAGATAAAAGAGAAAAgtttgaaaagatgaagaagaagatgtaGAAGGAGAAAAGTTCGAAAAGATGTGAACGGGCAGCAGGGAACTTGGGAAAGTGAAAAAGTCTATGAAAagaagaaatttacctaaatccgtctagatcccgcctaggcgctagcccttttagaaccttgatcgcaagatgaaacccaaaaatacttgaaaaatgCTGAAAAGTCTCAATCTTGCGCATAAAGGGATTCGAACCCCTCCCTTTGTCAACCACACACCTGGGCCTTCTCCAACTCACTACAGATGTGTTTGTGATTACATATTCAACAtgtaatatttatatggtcgttaagatgtctgcaaggcttgcaagctaatatttattatctaggacaaatttctatatttaaaaaaacaccaggaattggtgccatagggaatgactatactcgtagagaaagaggcaaggggactttgtcaagtcaagaagatgactcctTATCTATaacttcagactctgttggagtgggaagtagtaactatggttatactcataaccaaccatttccctacccttcatatcccattcctgttgggatggaatcgagcgactcatggaaaggatctgagactcaatcttcaaatgattttgcttatggacaacgtCAACCAATCTTGGATCCATATGGAtgacatgttaacaattacatgcaaaactattttggggatttatcatttgatgactactcttcagaatacacttactctacacatagagatgatgaagatagtgaaaattttgaaccttataggaactctatgtggtactaagtcactcatgtatcttaccatgcaatgtataaagtgtaaaatattgtactaattcattatatataaatgattatggtgtgtttaaacttcttacattaattactacatattttctatactcacaatgtttgccagctcgctatataatcaacttaaattagttaaatccatcatgcaatgcatttccttccattttttttgtaataaactaatagataattgactaaataagcatcttgcaaagtttcaataaaaatttccaagtttttcttacaatttttatggtttttattcaatttttattgatatcgataatatcctgatatttctatcgaaattttcatgttttttgactactgatatttccgatatcactgatattttagaccttgattataagaattaaaaatattcattaaatagtcaaatatattttttaataaagcaGCTTTTTGCTTTTAAACGGGCCTCAATCTTTAATGATATGTAATTGAGACCACGAGTTTGAGTTGACGTTCTTTTGTGTTGAGGTTGTAGAAAGGAGAAGGAATCAAGCAAGAAAGGAAAGTCATAGTTTCAATTTGCAATTTGGGCTTTCGAAGTCCCAGCTAAAGATCCATACTGAAGTGCCGAAGAACAAAGACATGAGAATTTGCCCATGCGCGGTTTGAGCTGGCTATAACTTACAATTTGGACTTGCAATTTGGGCTAACTATGTCACAACTTGACGAATTCATACAATCATTCAAAGCATAGAAATACAAACTGATACATATTTCAATATGTGAGGGTACAAAATGGCTATAACTGATCTCCAATCGAAAAGACTAAATATAACATTGTCTAGAATTATAGTCCCGCAAAAAATATCGCTAAATGAACAGTGTCAGACCATATTCATATATCATCTCCGACCGAATTGGCTAAATATagccccctcaataatttattagttttaagttcatactttaaatttattgattaatttaattatattgtTGGATATTTTCAAATCTAGGCATTAAATTTAAATAAGTTATTGGACCTaggccgaaaaaaaaaaaaagctaagagGAGGGTTACATTTGACCAACCTGATGCTCATTTGACCGGACTCCATAGAATTATAGTCCAGTCATCGGTTATAGATGAGTTTTTGAGCAAATTAGgcaattttttggtttttggactTTTAACCCTCTTCATCGGAGATATCTTAATATCCATGAGGTAAGTGCTTCAGTTTTGGTTGGGTTTACTTATGTATGCTTTAATTCTATTTGTTATActggtttttttaattttttattattatgctACTCCGTACTTGGAAGGAGGTTATGCTGGTCCTCTATGTATCTTGAGTTTGATTACAATCAAGCAAGATGTGGATAAAATTAGAACTATCTGAAATCCACTTGCAGaaattttatcttattttactttttcttaGGTTTTCTTGTGTCGTGATATGTTCACAATCGACTGCCTTGAATTAATTCACATGCAACAATTATTAAATCAAAACTTCATGAAACAGTGAACTCATTTTATGTAACTTAAAACGCTTCAATAACAtaccaaaaacgctttcatttcTCCAAAGAAAACTTTCCAACCTTAgaatttaaaatcatttttatATGCAGCAttggttttttgaatttttgttacTTTGTTTCCGTGCCCACTGCGGGACCGCAGTGCAGTCTGCAACCTCTCCACATAAGGCTTCTTTACACTTGACTGGCTGCAACAAGTTCTGCAGTCTTTATTCGTATCTCTATCTTAATAATTTATGTCCTTTTTTGTTCCTACCAAATTATACCAGATTTTAAGTTCCTAAGTTGACATACAGATACTTTGTGATACGTGAATTCTAACATGCACTTTAGAATTGTCATTTTCTTACATTAATtttataggttttttttttttagctacACCTCCGAAATTCATATCTAATCTCATTTTGCTCTCTATAACTCAAAAGTCGTCATTTTACTctctaaaactcaaagtttgctTAACTTTGTGCATTGAAACTcgattttaatttcattttgccccatgaaacttgaaagtcgtctctataaaactcaaaattcatttCACATTGTCTTTAGATATGTTAACTTCTTATGTGGGATTGATTCAGGTGCACCAGGctaatcaatttctttttttattttttttgtctcttcaattttttttttaaaacttaatattatctgattgttgaatgttaacgcataatgaagatttataattaaatttgttGCACATGTAGCATAGTCTTATTGGGTATTGGGTCTCACTTATGTTTTAGGAGGCTGCCTataagtttcaagagaagagagagtcaACAAATTAAAGTGAAACGTTTTTTGTGTTTCAGGAAGTAAAGTGATGACTTTTAAGTTACAGGGGCAAAGTAATCGAAATGAAGTTCCAAAGAGCgtaactaaaaataagcctAACTTATAATACAAATTTAGGTTGTAGTGTTAATATTTTTCATGTAATTTCTTACACTTTTGTTATCTAAcattttcaacattttatgcATTGTAGACATGACATGTGCTTACAACAAAACTAGTTGCCACACTGCTTATGACTTGTAATAACCCAagcaacttcatgtaatttctTACACTTTAGTGACCAAGTAATAAATGTGTGTATAGTACACATCTGTTCATATTTGAAAATTGCACAACTTCATCACTCAAATAAACATTCATCTACTAGTAGCATTATATGATACCATTTTTACAGAAGTGTTATTGATTATATTCGGTATCGTGCTTGCAAACGTACTttttgtaacaaaaaaaaaagtgaagaagttgaggttttaccataaaattaattggcaatatgaagaTTAACCCAACAAAGTTTTGCATTGGCTTCTCCCTCATTGATGTGGGACAAATTGTCCTCACATCATCAACTCTCAACACATCCTTGCATGTGTGACGAATTTTTAAGTCTATACGTAGACAACAAATTGGGTTATGTGTGAGCACGTGTGGCCGTTGGGCTTTAACACGACACTTGAGACAATctgactctgataccatgaaagaTTTAAGTTTCtactataaaattaattgaaaatatCGAGAGTATCCTAACATTTTATAAGTACTTACATTGACTTGCTCCTCACCCACACATTATCAACTCTCAACAAAAGAACTTGTACACactatctaaaaaaaaaaattttgctaTAAAAATTGAAGCGGGCTTTTGAAACATTttttgagagagaaaaaaacgTGTTGCTCTCTCGCCATCTtaattagagcatctccaatacAAACACACTAACATTCTCacaataagaaagtttaaatttCGTATgtgattaattcaattatttgcaattttttttatgtattcgCAGCTCTTTATGAGTTAAATTTTGTCAATgttattctttatttattttaaaaagatTTACACCTGAAACTCTTTAAATTCTGAAAAGAGGAAAAAATATGGATGAGGTCAAGACTCAAATTTAGAATGAGGAGTAAGGTAGTACTAGGGAGACTAAAATTTTAGGAcctggcttctctgccctccaacttctcatacactctcatcctctcctatttgtgcggtcacggttaagccacgtcaacattttatattactattgctttttgtcttattatctctataaaaaaatcaatagaaaatgttgacgtggcttaaccatgaccgcacaaaataggagaggatgagagtgtatgggaagtgggagggcagagaagccgggtccaaaattttaacctaatttGGAAACCAAATTATGTAGTTGTTGATGATTTGATTGTTGCTTAAGTGTCGATTTAAGgtgcttatttcctattgatgatatatcatttggtttgcaaatttaatttaaagatttggtctccctagcattattcTAAAGAGTACGTACGCGTTATTTCATAGTCGTTGCCTGCCACTTGCATGTACAGCTAACACCCTTTTTAGCACTATTTTTGCCAGGGGTCCCACTGAATTGGGTCTTTTTTTTGGATTGTATCTTTTATCGCTACCTTGAGGGGGTGATAATGCTCACCAACCTACTTATTATCATTGGATgtgattaaattttgatatttatatctatccactatatatatatatatatatatatatatatatcgaatctaaactcatctaacggtgataaataaTGTGGTAAATATCACCATCACTTGATAGTGGTGAGAAAAATATTCCCTCATGTGCATGTATGACTCTCTGAAAATTTTGATAATTCAACACACTGCAACATAATTTTTGATATGGTACCTGACATAACGACTTTTGATTGGTGGATATTGAAGTTTGGTTTATGTGTGTATTGGAGTTGGTTGGTTATTTGTATATTGAAGTTTGGTTGGTGTGTGTATATTGAAGTTGTTTGGTTGGTGTGTGTATATTGAAGTTTGGTTGGTGCATTTATTGAAATTTGGTTGGTTGGTGTGTGTATATTGAAGTTGTTTGGTTGGTGTGTGTATATTGAAGTTTGGTTGGTGCATTTATTGAAATTTGGTTGGTTGGTGTGTTTATAAAAATTTGGTTGGTTGTTTGTATATTGAAGTTTGGTTGGTGTGTTTATAAAAATTTGGTTGGTTGTTTGTATATTGAAGTTTTGGTTGGTTGTTTGTATATTGAAGTTTGGTTGCTGCTTGCATTGAAGTTTGGTTGTTGTGTTTATTGAAATTTGGTTGGTTGGTGTGTTCATAAAAATTTGGTTGGTTGTTTGTATATTGAAGTTTGGTTGGTGCGTGCATTGAAGTTTGGTTGGTGCGTTTATTGAAATTTGGTTGGTTGGTATGTTTATAAAAATTTGGTTGGTTGTTTGTATATTGAAGTTTGGTTGGTGTGTTTATAAAAATTTGGTTGGTTGTTTGTATATTGAAGTTTGATGTGTTTTATTCGGTCttgaaaattttgtcaaaatttaatttttaggtcaaaattttgtaaaattaaattaatataacctaattcaaagtaaaaaaaaaaaaaaaaaaaatccttactGAAAAAATTAGGGTTAAAATCACTGTACGACAATTAATACATTTAGGTCTAAAATTTAGGTTCGGATGATTGGATGATGTTCACTGTTTAAAAGACTTAAATATTTGAATTGAGTCCAAACTGATGGAGTTGGTCATAGTTGTTTGCTACCTGTCATCCAACAGATgctttttagagagaaagagataatGCATGTGTAGGACTTTCTTGTATGCATGCATATCACTTTTGACTGTTTTCTCTAACAGGCAAAGTACCTCATCCTTTCAATTTGAACAATTATAATTAAGTtacattaatattttaaattaatttttttataaagaaaaaaaagataaaaaacaaagtctttcaatttgaaatattataattaaatcacgttaatattttaagTTCATTTTTctataaagaaaagaaagataaaaaacAAAGTATGAGAGAAGATGAGGAAAATAAAATGAGTGAGAATTCTATTTCTTTTCCGCATGCTTTTAAAATGCACTGACATTACAGTACATCAGTAAAATCTTTGACTGATAAGGCCAAAGGATTTTCTTAAGAAAGGCAACGGGCTCAATGTTCGTAGTTGAAACCATGGCAAACACTGAGGATTAATTATGATAGGGGATTAATGCGAGAGCAGGATTCCCATATAAATAGGCTTCACCTTCTTCATGTTCTCCACCCACATTCCTTCCTCCGCATTTTAGTCACCAAAGTCCGAAGGTTCTGTGCCGGTTAATGGAGGTTTTTTTTCCGCCACTAAATTTCCTCTTGATTCATCAACAACCACCCAGCCCTGTGAGTTTTGTTCccctctctttcttcatattGTCTTTGAGTTTAGTTACTCTCTTTTTCTTCATATTGCACTAATTTATctacatttaaattaatttacctattccTAAAAAATTAGTTTCAAGGGGTTATGACAAAGAAAGCTACTACAAAATATATTAGAAATGGTGCAAACAAAAATAGAGAATACCGATCTCATCGTCGTATGTGGTTGTACTGCTCGTCGTTGTCGTCATCCTTGTCAGTATATGGAGGGAAATATGGTGGAAGTGGTGGATGAGTCTGTGCCTATTGATGGAGCTTTTTTCCGCCACGATATTTCCTCTTGATTCATTTACAACCACCCAGCCCTTTGAGTTTTGTTCTTGCACCATATTGCTCTCCATTCTTCCACCATATGTCCCTCCATATACTGATGATGACAACGAGGAGCAGTACGGCTACGTATGGCTACGTATGACAACGAGGTCGGTGTTCTCTATTTTTGTTTGCACCATTTCTAATATATTTTGTAGTAGTTTTCATTGTCATTACCCCTTGAAgctaattttttttgaaataggtaaattaatttaaatgtatgtaaattagtacaatattttatatcaGTAGGCTCTTGAAATTGGGGTGGGTTGAGATGAGCAACAAAACCAAACCATGCTTAACGATGGATGGACTatagtaaaaagtaaaaaaaaacggATGGATGGATCGGAGCGACCAGTGATGGAAAAAAGATTAAATTACCCAATGTTGTCTCttaatttttatccaatgtctttttttgtttttctcaactttttatgttcttctttccaaaagattaTGAATTACACAATACATCTAAATTGACCTATGTATTAGTTACATGATATATATCACAAACACAAAATTAATTTATCAAGAAGAAATTACCAGTTGATGGAGGTTTTTTCCGCCACCATTTTACAGATCACCCGCAAACTTGCGCTATAAAACGCGCATTCAACCCAAAAAAATACAAGTAAGAAATTGCGCTCACACCCAAAAGCCCAACCTTAACTATCGTTCTGTCGCGCGAGCTCtctgtctgtctgtctgtctctctctcacagACAAAGCCATGTCCAAGATCATATCCCAATCTGAAACCACAGCCTCCAGGTACGACGCAGGAGCAAGTTCCATGGAGTGGCGTCCGTTGATAGCTATCGATGCGAACGTCCAGATGCAGAACCCTAAAGGTATGATTTGTGTTTATCTagactttttccttttttataatTGTTAGTTTACGATCTAACACCCTAATGTCGAACCCTAACTTGATTTCTATCACTCTCCTGCCTATCTCCTCTATTCTCCCTCAGACGAAGCCATGTTCGACGAAACAACCATGGTCGATGATGGTATGCTTTTATTCTCCATTTGGCTAATTTTCAATTCAGTATTATAACCTTTGGTTAGATATGTTAATGTTATAGCAACCACGCTAACAAAGCGTATGGGGTATACAGCAAGCAAGGGACGATGCGTGTGACAAAATCAGTTTTAGGGAGGGGGAGACTGATAGAGTaatacatttgttttttttctgtTCGATATGTTGAGCATCTCCAAgaggtttttagtttttttgttaaactaGATAGTGAATAGCATCGAAAACCTATTTTTGTTGGTCTTTAACTTAGTATCTCCAACAATACTCTTTATTTTAAAGAAcccataatattttaaattgtttagCTTTGGTGAAATTCTCTCTTTATCTATagagttactattcattaagtTAAACTACCAAGCATTTTATAGAGTGTATATTcattggagcaaggttttgttgGGATTTTGCTAAAATAATTAGCTAATGTTCTTTTAAGGAGTCTCATGGAGATGCTTGACATTTGAAAAGAGTGATTTAAATTTCCGAAACCCAATGTCGGTTTTCTCTCGCTTATATGAATCACAATTATGCTCTACCATTCACCCACCCCAACTCTTATAAattgctctctctctcacacagaTGAAGTAATGGCCAAATCTAAAGCTACAGTCCAACCAAAACCAAGCTGGTTCGATGATGATGACTACATTGTCCAAATTCTCAATGGTatgcttttgatttttgttttggtaTTAAATCCTCAATTTCTCCCTAATGAATATGAATGCATCTATTATCCTTAATAGTCCTTCATTTAGTGTATTCCCTTTTGTAGTGCTTAAGTAGTTAATGTGTGTCTTGTTCTAGTGTATTCATTCCTAGTAATCGAGTCTAAAGTTCCTTGGCACTTTGAAAGTGGTCCCTTGTCCGAACGTAAGGTAATGAACAGTAAACAGCTAGTAGAGATGGTGCACACTTCAAGTCCTACTTGTAGTTATAGGTGGAAGGCATGATGGATGCATTTcaaacaaacatatatatatatatatatatatatatagggaattattattggcactcgaaaaatctcattttgcattccAAACtctataattaaaaagaaaaatacacttgtaaagagtgtagaataagatttttgaagtgctaataacaattatatatatataaactcatGGAAAAAGCAAAATCCACGAAGTGCAAGCATACCAAGAGAAAATTACAACAATGACACTTTCATTTGCAGTGAAAGTTTCGATCATTGTTGTAA includes:
- the LOC103410751 gene encoding uncharacterized protein isoform X7; amino-acid sequence: MSKIISQSETTASRYDAGASSMEWRPLIAIDANVQMQNPKDEAMFDETTMVDDDEVMAKSKATVQPKPSWFDDDDYIVQILNDEEEGIQEAIGDAMARLQLRKKRNYCEVCCEEVEDHKVTIAHTLFWSQRALMLGNTVI